One Aneurinibacillus migulanus genomic region harbors:
- a CDS encoding dipicolinate synthase subunit B — MDLKGKTIGFGLTGSHCTFAEVMPEIQKLVDAGAEVVPVISHTVATTDTRFGNSNDWQAQLRTITGNDIIATIVDAEPLGPSKRFDVMVIAPCTGTSLSKLANAVTDSAVMMATKATLRNLHPVVLAISTNDGLGLNAANVAKVMATKNIYMVPYGQDAPDKKPNSLVARMELIKETCEAALEGKQLQPMLVEKFRYMQ, encoded by the coding sequence ATGGATCTCAAGGGTAAGACAATCGGCTTCGGATTAACCGGTTCTCACTGTACATTCGCGGAAGTAATGCCAGAGATTCAGAAGCTGGTCGATGCAGGTGCCGAAGTAGTGCCGGTTATTAGTCATACGGTCGCGACAACGGATACTCGTTTCGGAAATTCAAACGATTGGCAGGCACAACTGCGGACCATTACCGGGAATGACATCATCGCTACGATTGTAGACGCCGAGCCGCTTGGTCCCAGCAAGCGGTTTGATGTGATGGTTATTGCGCCATGCACAGGCACATCGCTGAGCAAGCTGGCTAACGCAGTCACCGATAGTGCGGTGATGATGGCAACCAAAGCTACTTTGCGGAATCTGCATCCAGTAGTGCTCGCCATCTCGACTAACGACGGACTGGGGCTTAATGCAGCGAACGTGGCAAAAGTAATGGCGACTAAGAATATTTATATGGTTCCTTACGGTCAGGACGCTCCCGATAAGAAACCAAACTCTCTTGTTGCGCGGATGGAACTCATTAAGGAGACGTGCGAAGCGGCGTTAGAAGGTAAACAGCTTCAGCCGATGCTGGTAGAGAAATTTCGCTATATGCAATAG
- a CDS encoding aspartate-semialdehyde dehydrogenase yields the protein MENNKGYHVAVVGATGAVGEQILKMLEVRQFPLASLKVLASARSAGKTVPFKGQDIVIEEATPEAFDGVQIALFSAGGSVSKALAPEAAKRGVICVDNTSAYRMEPNVPLVVPEVNPEAMAEHNGIIANPNCSTIQMVAALQPLREKYGIERIIVSTYQAVSGAGAKAIQELKDQTEAIIRGNEVKKEVLPVGSLPKKHQIAFNAIPQIDVFLENGFTNEEMKMVRETKKIFSDETIAVAATCVRIPVVKGHSESVYVEFKNDYDLAEVRTLLENAPGIVVQDNPEEQEYPLATEASDKLETFVGRLRRDLDNPRGLHMWIVSDNLLKGAAWNAVQIAEELVKRNLITES from the coding sequence ATGGAGAATAACAAGGGATATCACGTAGCAGTAGTCGGCGCTACCGGCGCAGTAGGGGAACAAATATTAAAGATGCTAGAAGTAAGGCAATTCCCACTTGCATCGCTGAAGGTACTGGCTTCCGCCCGTTCGGCGGGAAAGACGGTACCATTCAAAGGGCAGGACATCGTAATTGAAGAGGCGACTCCTGAGGCGTTTGATGGTGTACAAATCGCTTTGTTCAGCGCGGGAGGAAGCGTAAGCAAAGCGCTTGCACCTGAAGCGGCAAAACGTGGTGTGATTTGCGTCGATAACACAAGCGCATATCGTATGGAGCCGAATGTACCACTCGTTGTACCAGAGGTAAACCCGGAAGCAATGGCTGAGCACAATGGTATCATTGCCAATCCAAACTGCTCCACCATTCAGATGGTGGCGGCGCTTCAGCCACTGCGCGAAAAATATGGTATTGAGCGCATTATCGTCTCTACGTACCAGGCGGTATCCGGTGCAGGTGCCAAAGCAATTCAGGAACTAAAAGACCAAACAGAAGCAATCATTCGTGGCAATGAAGTGAAAAAGGAAGTGCTGCCAGTCGGTTCGCTTCCGAAGAAGCACCAAATCGCATTCAATGCTATTCCGCAAATTGACGTCTTTTTAGAAAATGGCTTTACAAATGAAGAAATGAAGATGGTACGCGAAACAAAGAAAATTTTCTCCGATGAGACCATTGCCGTAGCCGCAACCTGCGTGCGCATTCCGGTTGTTAAAGGTCACTCGGAGTCGGTATATGTAGAGTTCAAGAATGACTACGATCTTGCGGAAGTGCGTACGCTGCTTGAAAATGCACCAGGCATCGTAGTTCAGGACAATCCGGAAGAACAGGAATATCCGCTTGCAACAGAAGCATCCGACAAACTTGAGACTTTTGTCGGACGCCTACGTCGTGATCTTGACAACCCGAGGGGCTTGCACATGTGGATCGTATCCGATAACCTGTTAAAGGGTGCGGCATGGAACGCCGTACAAATCGCCGAAGAACTTGTTAAACGCAATCTAATTACAGAGTCTTAA
- a CDS encoding ASCH domain-containing protein — protein sequence MKVLLSIKPEYVEQIINGNKKFEYRKRIFKKNVESVIVYSTMPVGKIVGEFTIEKIINDSPEEIWNQTCKYSGVSENFFKDYFSKHKEGFAIKIKDFLEYKEPISPKDIFNNFVAPQSYMYVEEDKLTALHN from the coding sequence GTGAAAGTATTATTATCGATTAAACCAGAATATGTAGAACAAATTATAAACGGAAATAAAAAATTTGAGTATAGAAAACGGATTTTTAAAAAAAATGTAGAATCAGTAATTGTTTATTCAACAATGCCTGTAGGAAAAATCGTCGGTGAGTTTACAATAGAAAAAATTATAAATGATTCTCCAGAAGAGATCTGGAATCAAACCTGTAAATATTCAGGAGTATCGGAAAATTTTTTTAAAGATTATTTTTCTAAGCATAAAGAAGGCTTTGCAATAAAAATTAAAGATTTCTTAGAATACAAAGAACCTATATCTCCAAAGGATATTTTTAATAATTTTGTAGCTCCTCAATCGTACATGTACGTAGAAGAGGATAAATTAACAGCATTACATAATTAA
- the dut gene encoding dUTP diphosphatase has translation MYDANVKITVLPGNEDIGMPQKMTELASGFDLCAAVSAPVSLQPGERALIPTGFAMAMPANLEAQVRPRSGLAYKKGITTLNAPGTIDADYRGEVGVILINHGSETFTVERGDRIAQLVFQWVPRVQVTQVDSLDETERGSGGFGHTGV, from the coding sequence TTGTACGACGCTAACGTAAAAATCACTGTTTTACCGGGAAATGAAGACATTGGCATGCCCCAGAAAATGACGGAGCTAGCTAGTGGTTTTGACTTATGTGCCGCTGTTTCCGCGCCAGTTTCACTACAGCCGGGAGAAAGAGCATTAATTCCAACCGGCTTCGCTATGGCAATGCCGGCCAACCTGGAAGCCCAGGTTCGTCCTCGTAGTGGTCTGGCATACAAAAAGGGTATTACGACGTTAAATGCTCCCGGCACAATTGATGCAGATTACAGGGGTGAAGTAGGCGTTATCCTAATCAACCATGGTTCGGAGACGTTCACTGTGGAGCGAGGAGACAGAATCGCCCAGCTCGTATTTCAGTGGGTACCACGTGTACAGGTAACGCAGGTGGACTCGCTTGACGAGACAGAGCGTGGCAGTGGGGGATTTGGACATACTGGAGTGTAA
- a CDS encoding ribonuclease J, with protein sequence MSKLNQKALSIFALGGVGEIGKNMYVVQYADDIVVIDAGLKFPEEEMLGIDIVIPDITYLQENKDKIRGILITHGHEDHIGALSYVLRHLNVPVYATKLTIGLIEVKLKEAGLLGEAKLNLIDNKSEVELGCFTASFFKTNHSIPDSVGVCLDTPEGYIVHTGDFKFDQTPVNNQMSDMAKMAKIGERGVLALLSDSTNAERPGFTGSEREVGEAIKEQFHRCKGRIVVATFASNIHRIQQVIDAAALYDRKVTVIGRSMVNVVNIAMDLGYLNVPEGMLVEPEEINKLPAERVVILSTGSQGEPMSALTRMARSAHRKADILPGDTVLIAATPIPGNEKYVARTVDQLFRIGADVIYGNNIHVSGHGSAEELKLMLNLMKPKYFIPIHGEFRMLRQHALLAEQCGVQPENIFLIDNGDTVELSGGKARYGPKVHSGIVLIDGLGVGDVGNIVLRDRKLLSQDGILVVVVTLSKQNGTILSGPDIISRGFVYVRESEALLEEANRIVGQTLNRCMEENVNEWSSLKTNVRDALGRFLYEQTRRRPMILPIIMEV encoded by the coding sequence TTGTCGAAACTTAACCAGAAAGCCTTGTCAATCTTCGCTTTGGGCGGCGTGGGCGAGATTGGCAAAAACATGTATGTAGTCCAGTATGCGGATGACATCGTGGTAATCGATGCAGGCTTAAAATTCCCCGAGGAAGAAATGCTTGGCATCGATATTGTCATTCCGGACATTACGTACTTGCAGGAGAACAAGGACAAAATCCGCGGTATCCTCATTACGCATGGTCATGAAGACCATATCGGAGCGCTCTCGTACGTGCTGCGCCACCTGAATGTTCCGGTATATGCGACGAAGCTGACGATCGGGCTGATCGAGGTCAAGCTGAAGGAAGCAGGTCTTCTTGGAGAAGCCAAGCTCAATCTGATCGACAACAAATCTGAAGTCGAGCTTGGATGCTTTACCGCATCGTTCTTCAAGACAAATCACAGCATTCCGGATTCTGTTGGCGTGTGCCTTGATACACCAGAAGGCTATATTGTGCACACCGGAGACTTTAAATTCGACCAGACGCCTGTCAATAATCAGATGTCCGACATGGCAAAAATGGCGAAAATCGGTGAGCGCGGTGTCCTGGCCTTGCTCTCAGACAGCACCAATGCGGAACGTCCTGGCTTTACCGGATCGGAACGCGAGGTTGGTGAAGCGATTAAAGAGCAATTCCACAGATGTAAAGGACGCATTGTGGTTGCTACGTTTGCTTCCAATATCCATCGGATTCAGCAGGTAATCGACGCGGCTGCGCTGTATGACCGTAAAGTGACGGTTATTGGCCGCTCAATGGTGAATGTGGTTAATATCGCGATGGACCTTGGGTATCTGAATGTTCCGGAAGGTATGTTGGTGGAACCGGAAGAAATCAATAAACTCCCTGCCGAGCGTGTAGTTATTCTATCCACTGGCAGTCAGGGGGAGCCGATGTCAGCGCTGACGCGTATGGCACGCTCTGCACATCGTAAAGCCGACATTCTGCCTGGAGACACGGTACTTATCGCAGCCACACCGATCCCAGGTAATGAGAAGTATGTAGCGCGCACGGTTGACCAACTGTTCCGTATCGGCGCGGATGTAATATACGGTAATAATATCCACGTATCCGGACACGGTAGCGCGGAAGAGCTGAAACTCATGCTGAACCTAATGAAACCGAAGTACTTTATTCCTATCCACGGGGAATTTAGAATGCTTCGTCAACACGCCCTGCTTGCTGAACAATGCGGCGTTCAGCCGGAGAATATTTTCTTAATAGACAACGGAGATACGGTTGAGCTTAGCGGGGGCAAAGCCCGTTATGGTCCGAAGGTGCATTCAGGAATCGTGCTTATCGACGGACTTGGTGTAGGCGATGTAGGTAACATCGTACTACGCGACAGAAAGCTATTGTCACAGGATGGTATTTTAGTTGTTGTAGTTACATTGAGCAAACAAAACGGAACAATTCTGTCAGGACCCGATATTATCTCGCGCGGTTTTGTGTATGTTCGCGAGTCGGAAGCATTACTTGAAGAAGCGAATCGCATTGTAGGCCAGACACTGAACCGTTGCATGGAAGAAAACGTGAACGAATGGTCGTCGCTTAAGACGAACGTGCGCGATGCGCTCGGACGTTTCCTGTATGAACAGACACGTCGTCGTCCAATGATTCTTCCGATTATCATGGAAGTATAA
- a CDS encoding site-specific integrase, translated as MKGYFRKRGSKWSFSIDVGRDPETGKRKQKTVSGFKTKKEAEKACAELISQIENNKYIKESTDDYESYLLEYMENVAKHSIRPSTYELQLFICKKHIIPEIGNLKLKDIKPRHLQALYSKKMDTGLAASYIRSMHAIISKSLRKAAEWGVIKENIASLVTPPRIEKRQVRTWDLEETNKFLQEIKKRKTGNSKLYIAYILAIYCGMRKGEILGLRWKDCDLEKGFIRIQQTLVKTKGKLSFQEPKTKGSIRTIKVPDLAIQTLKAHKLKQKEIKLAASSAYKDHDLVVANWTGSMIDPADINADFKIACKFADVPQIRFHDLRHTHATLLLQLGENPKVVSERLGHADVSITLNTYSHVLPTMQEDLAQNFNVAMQNIKKKSL; from the coding sequence ATGAAAGGATATTTCCGTAAGCGTGGCTCTAAGTGGTCCTTTTCCATCGATGTAGGGCGCGACCCGGAAACGGGCAAACGAAAGCAGAAAACCGTTAGTGGATTTAAAACAAAAAAGGAGGCTGAGAAGGCATGTGCTGAACTAATCTCACAAATAGAAAATAATAAATACATCAAAGAATCCACCGATGACTATGAGAGTTATTTATTAGAGTACATGGAGAATGTAGCAAAACATTCCATTCGTCCATCTACTTATGAGCTTCAACTTTTCATATGTAAAAAACACATCATCCCTGAGATTGGAAATTTGAAATTGAAAGATATAAAGCCAAGGCATCTTCAAGCTCTATATTCAAAGAAAATGGATACTGGACTTGCAGCAAGTTACATTCGCAGTATGCATGCTATTATAAGTAAATCTTTACGAAAAGCAGCTGAATGGGGCGTAATAAAAGAAAACATCGCTTCGTTAGTGACTCCACCAAGAATCGAAAAAAGACAGGTAAGAACATGGGATTTAGAAGAAACAAATAAGTTTTTACAAGAGATTAAAAAAAGAAAAACCGGAAACAGTAAGCTATACATTGCTTATATACTAGCTATTTATTGCGGTATGCGTAAAGGAGAAATCCTAGGTTTACGTTGGAAAGATTGCGATCTCGAAAAAGGGTTTATTCGTATCCAGCAAACATTAGTAAAAACAAAAGGAAAGTTATCTTTCCAAGAGCCAAAAACAAAAGGATCGATCCGTACAATCAAAGTGCCTGATTTAGCCATACAAACACTTAAAGCTCATAAACTAAAACAGAAAGAAATCAAGCTTGCTGCCAGTTCTGCTTATAAGGATCATGATTTAGTAGTTGCAAATTGGACCGGCTCGATGATTGACCCTGCCGACATCAATGCTGATTTTAAAATTGCTTGCAAGTTTGCTGACGTACCTCAAATTAGATTTCATGATTTACGCCATACACACGCAACTCTTTTATTACAACTTGGAGAAAATCCAAAAGTAGTGAGTGAACGATTAGGTCATGCTGATGTAAGCATTACTCTTAACACCTATTCTCATGTACTCCCTACTATGCAAGAAGATCTGGCTCAAAATTTTAATGTAGCTATGCAAAATATCAAAAAAAAATCGCTTTAG
- a CDS encoding metallophosphoesterase family protein, whose translation MRTLCISDIHGQYDAFCRLLDTIQYSPISDQLILLGDFIDGGPHGRQVVDKVIELSREGSIAAIRGNHEEAFLAWLHGELPEYTKDYKALPTLKDYIGETIENSGEKKLRKQIQDAYAHHVEWMKKLPYYYETPTHIFVHAGIDPARPHWKDTPCRKLVSIRKKFFLHPTGLSQTVIFGHTPGFKLHGRDDIWISKDKIGIDGGAGHNRQLNCLSITDDGYETYSVSIH comes from the coding sequence ATGCGCACACTGTGCATTTCAGATATTCACGGGCAATATGATGCGTTTTGCCGTCTGCTCGACACTATACAATACAGTCCGATTTCCGATCAGCTCATATTGTTAGGAGATTTCATCGACGGAGGTCCCCATGGTAGGCAGGTAGTGGATAAGGTAATAGAATTGTCACGCGAAGGCTCCATCGCTGCTATCCGCGGAAATCACGAAGAAGCGTTTCTTGCTTGGCTACATGGAGAACTTCCGGAATATACGAAAGACTACAAGGCGTTACCGACGCTGAAAGATTACATCGGGGAGACGATAGAGAACAGCGGAGAAAAAAAGCTGCGCAAACAAATTCAGGACGCTTATGCTCATCACGTAGAATGGATGAAGAAGTTGCCTTACTATTACGAAACTCCAACACATATTTTCGTGCATGCCGGAATTGACCCGGCGCGTCCTCACTGGAAGGATACGCCATGCCGAAAGCTGGTCTCTATCCGTAAGAAGTTTTTTCTTCATCCAACTGGACTTTCTCAAACCGTTATCTTCGGTCACACACCAGGCTTCAAGCTGCACGGTCGTGACGATATCTGGATTAGCAAAGACAAAATCGGCATTGACGGCGGAGCCGGCCACAATCGTCAGCTTAACTGTCTCTCTATTACAGATGATGGATACGAAACCTATAGCGTATCCATCCATTAA
- the dpsA gene encoding dipicolinate synthase subunit DpsA, translating to MLTGIHAAFIGGDARQLEVIKKFIELDAAVTLIGFDNWESNFTGAVKRPLSADVLRDVDALILPIVGSDDKGYVESIFCSKPLQLTEEILAALPAHCCIYTGIARSFLMSVAAKQNLGLVELMDRDDVAIYNSIPTVEGALMMAIQNTDFTIHNSNSLVLGLGRVGVSMARALHALGAHVRVGARKSSDLARIFEMGLTPFHIDELSQQVDDADLIFNTIPHVIITAKVIANMQHHALIIDLASKPGGADFRYAEKRGIKAILAPGLPGIVAPKTAGQIIANTLSRLVFEQTGNRRNRNGSQG from the coding sequence ATGCTAACAGGAATTCATGCTGCCTTCATTGGTGGGGATGCCCGCCAGCTTGAAGTCATCAAGAAATTCATTGAATTGGATGCCGCGGTAACCCTCATCGGCTTTGATAATTGGGAGAGCAACTTCACCGGTGCGGTGAAGCGACCGCTTTCCGCTGATGTCTTGCGCGATGTGGACGCCTTGATTCTGCCGATTGTAGGTTCGGATGATAAGGGATACGTCGAGAGTATTTTTTGCTCCAAACCTCTGCAATTAACGGAAGAAATTCTTGCTGCGCTGCCTGCTCACTGCTGTATTTATACCGGGATTGCCCGTAGTTTTTTAATGAGCGTTGCTGCCAAGCAGAATCTCGGTCTTGTGGAGTTAATGGACCGTGACGATGTCGCCATCTATAACTCGATTCCTACGGTGGAAGGCGCACTGATGATGGCTATCCAGAATACTGATTTTACGATCCATAATTCGAACAGCCTGGTTTTGGGATTGGGCCGGGTTGGTGTATCCATGGCGCGCGCCCTGCATGCGTTAGGTGCGCATGTGCGCGTAGGCGCCCGCAAGTCGTCGGATTTGGCCCGCATTTTTGAGATGGGACTGACCCCGTTCCATATCGATGAGTTAAGCCAACAAGTCGACGACGCTGACTTAATCTTCAATACGATTCCGCATGTCATTATAACAGCTAAAGTTATTGCAAATATGCAACATCATGCCCTAATTATTGATCTCGCCTCTAAGCCGGGTGGTGCCGACTTCCGGTACGCGGAGAAGAGGGGAATTAAAGCGATCCTTGCTCCTGGGTTACCCGGAATCGTTGCACCGAAAACTGCGGGACAGATTATTGCGAATACACTGTCGCGACTCGTTTTCGAACAAACGGGAAACAGGAGGAATCGAAATGGATCTCAAGGGTAA
- a CDS encoding thermonuclease family protein: MKKILALILMLGLVAAPLSASAHPGRTDANGGHTCRTNCAKWGLKDGEYHYHNGGSTKTTSSPTTKATQPAPTKPATTKPAQNKLPGTLKVTVTKVVDGDTFKAKVNGKEESIRLIGVDTPETVHPNKPVQPYGPEASAYTKKRLNGQTVTLEFDVQQRDKYGRLLAYVWLGNAKNPKAEMFNQTLVKEGYAQVATFPPNVKYTDSFVKLQKQALDAGKGLWANK, encoded by the coding sequence ATGAAAAAAATACTCGCACTCATCCTTATGTTAGGACTAGTAGCAGCTCCATTATCTGCCTCTGCTCATCCTGGTCGGACTGACGCAAACGGAGGTCACACTTGTCGGACAAACTGTGCTAAATGGGGATTAAAAGACGGAGAATACCATTACCATAATGGAGGAAGTACAAAAACAACATCCTCCCCTACTACAAAAGCAACGCAACCAGCTCCCACAAAGCCGGCTACAACCAAGCCAGCTCAAAACAAGCTTCCTGGTACCTTGAAAGTAACAGTTACGAAGGTCGTTGACGGGGATACGTTCAAAGCGAAGGTCAATGGTAAGGAAGAAAGCATTCGTTTAATCGGTGTTGATACGCCTGAAACTGTGCATCCGAATAAACCAGTGCAACCATACGGCCCAGAAGCTTCCGCTTATACCAAGAAGCGCCTCAATGGACAAACAGTAACTTTAGAGTTTGACGTTCAACAGAGGGACAAATACGGGCGTCTACTGGCATACGTGTGGCTAGGCAATGCGAAGAATCCGAAAGCTGAAATGTTTAATCAGACATTAGTGAAAGAAGGGTATGCTCAGGTCGCTACGTTCCCACCAAACGTGAAGTATACCGATAGCTTTGTAAAGCTGCAGAAACAGGCACTGGATGCAGGCAAAGGGCTCTGGGCTAATAAATAG
- the dapA gene encoding 4-hydroxy-tetrahydrodipicolinate synthase: protein MMDFGRLVTAMVTPFDAQLRIDKRKTEALTEHLIATGSTALVVAGTTGESPTLTGQEKVELFRHIVEIVDGRIPVIAGTGSNNTAASIELTQKAVGIGVDAIMLVVPYYNKPSQEGLYQHFRTIAGSTRLPVMLYNIPGRSVINMQPETTIRLANDVANIIAIKEANSDTGQMSRIIEQTPDDFVLYTGDDGMTLPCMSVGGKGVISVASHVIGREMTEMIQSFVGGDIAKASAWHRKLLPIFEGLFITANPTPVKAALALKGIDTGGVRLPLVSLTEQEHEYVKGLFS, encoded by the coding sequence GTGATGGATTTTGGACGATTGGTAACTGCAATGGTGACTCCGTTCGATGCGCAGTTGCGTATAGATAAACGGAAAACCGAAGCGCTTACCGAGCATCTGATTGCTACCGGGTCTACCGCACTGGTTGTCGCAGGTACGACAGGGGAATCGCCGACGCTGACGGGCCAGGAGAAGGTAGAGTTGTTCCGCCATATTGTAGAAATCGTGGATGGACGCATACCGGTCATTGCAGGTACTGGCAGCAATAACACTGCCGCATCCATCGAGCTAACACAAAAAGCGGTGGGAATCGGCGTAGATGCCATCATGTTAGTTGTACCGTACTATAATAAGCCATCTCAGGAAGGACTGTATCAGCATTTTCGAACGATTGCTGGAAGCACCAGACTACCGGTAATGCTGTATAACATTCCGGGTCGTTCTGTCATTAATATGCAGCCGGAGACGACGATTCGTCTAGCAAATGATGTGGCCAACATTATTGCAATTAAAGAAGCGAACAGTGATACCGGCCAGATGTCTCGTATTATCGAACAGACGCCAGACGATTTTGTTTTGTATACCGGCGATGATGGTATGACGCTACCATGCATGTCAGTGGGTGGTAAAGGCGTGATTAGCGTAGCAAGCCATGTTATCGGTCGGGAGATGACGGAAATGATTCAGTCGTTTGTTGGCGGTGACATTGCGAAAGCAAGTGCATGGCATCGTAAGTTGTTGCCGATATTCGAAGGGCTGTTCATCACGGCCAACCCGACACCGGTAAAAGCTGCGCTTGCACTAAAAGGAATAGATACAGGCGGCGTACGGCTCCCGTTGGTTTCGCTTACCGAACAGGAGCATGAATATGTAAAAGGTTTATTCAGTTAA
- the dapG gene encoding aspartate kinase — MRILVQKFGGSSLTTAEKRERAAHHIVKALEQGYSVCVVVSAMGRKGDPYATDTLLDLIKENGDALGKRERDMLMSCGEVISATTMASMLNAKGFTTAVLTGGQAGILTNDDYTNAQIATINPQRIVRELEQGKVVIVTGFQGRTTEWDTTTLGRGGSDTSATALGVALQAEMVDIFTDVNGIMTADPRIVEEARSLSTITYTEICNMAYQGAKVLHPRAVEIAMQTNTPIRVRSTFSDDGGTLVTSVAEANRVAGEVNDRLITGIAHVSNVTQIKVMAKEGEYDLQMQVFKAMAENEISVDFINVNPLGVAYTVHDEVVEKAVDILHTMGYEPLLTRHCAKVSIIGAGMAGVPGVMARIVEALTKEDIQILQSADSHTTIWVLVKEVDMVRAVRALHKTFDLDKVQF; from the coding sequence ATGAGAATACTTGTGCAAAAATTCGGCGGTTCGTCTTTGACGACCGCCGAAAAAAGAGAGCGTGCGGCTCACCACATCGTCAAAGCCCTAGAGCAAGGATACAGCGTGTGTGTTGTTGTATCCGCGATGGGGCGTAAAGGTGATCCGTATGCAACTGATACCTTGCTTGATTTAATCAAAGAGAACGGGGATGCGCTCGGCAAACGGGAGAGAGATATGCTTATGTCATGTGGGGAGGTTATCTCCGCTACCACAATGGCAAGTATGTTGAACGCAAAAGGCTTTACCACAGCTGTATTGACGGGCGGCCAGGCCGGTATTTTGACAAACGATGATTATACAAATGCTCAAATCGCAACCATTAACCCGCAGCGTATCGTACGTGAGCTGGAGCAGGGGAAAGTCGTGATCGTTACCGGCTTCCAGGGACGGACGACAGAGTGGGATACAACGACCCTGGGACGTGGTGGCAGTGATACGTCGGCCACCGCGCTAGGTGTTGCGTTACAAGCTGAAATGGTTGATATTTTTACCGATGTGAATGGTATTATGACGGCGGACCCGCGCATTGTTGAAGAGGCACGTTCCTTATCTACGATTACGTACACCGAGATTTGCAATATGGCGTATCAAGGCGCAAAGGTTCTTCATCCACGTGCGGTAGAAATCGCGATGCAGACGAACACACCGATTCGTGTACGCTCCACATTCTCAGATGATGGCGGTACGCTGGTAACGAGTGTAGCAGAAGCAAATCGAGTGGCAGGCGAAGTGAATGACCGTTTGATTACTGGCATTGCCCATGTGTCCAACGTGACACAGATTAAAGTTATGGCCAAAGAGGGAGAATATGATCTGCAGATGCAGGTGTTCAAAGCGATGGCCGAGAATGAGATTAGTGTTGACTTTATCAATGTGAATCCGCTGGGTGTCGCATATACGGTACATGATGAAGTAGTAGAGAAAGCAGTGGATATCCTTCATACTATGGGATATGAACCACTCCTGACACGTCACTGCGCCAAAGTATCTATTATCGGTGCGGGCATGGCCGGAGTTCCTGGCGTTATGGCACGTATCGTTGAAGCATTGACAAAAGAAGACATCCAAATCCTTCAATCAGCTGACTCGCATACGACCATATGGGTGCTGGTGAAGGAAGTGGATATGGTTCGTGCGGTTCGCGCTCTGCATAAAACGTTTGATCTTGATAAGGTGCAATTCTGA
- a CDS encoding YlmC/YmxH family sporulation protein — MRYSELGGKEIIDLDNGERMGVVGQSDMIIDPSTGKIESIILPTGSLLSLGRKKEEVIIPWKAIRKVGSEMIIVEMKERIAKD, encoded by the coding sequence ATGCGATACAGTGAATTAGGGGGCAAAGAAATTATTGACCTAGATAACGGTGAGCGAATGGGTGTTGTTGGACAATCCGATATGATCATTGATCCATCGACAGGTAAGATTGAATCCATCATCCTTCCCACAGGCAGCCTGCTCAGCCTGGGACGCAAGAAAGAAGAAGTCATCATTCCGTGGAAAGCGATTCGCAAAGTCGGCAGCGAGATGATTATTGTCGAAATGAAGGAAAGAATAGCAAAGGATTAA
- a CDS encoding ATP-binding protein: MKKIIFVGGIHGVGKTSFCNELSSSHNLLHYSASKLIAQEKKEQFSKNKYIDNIDKNQDLLIEAINNYTPDNKWFLLDGHFCLLNKEGIITKVPEETFHIMRPQGIIVLKDCIENIVLKLRKRDGTDYDINLLQSFQKAELDYSRLISHELNIPLLIYNITDPKDALYSFINTVLHSYLEIKGENRK; the protein is encoded by the coding sequence ATGAAAAAAATAATATTTGTTGGTGGAATACACGGTGTAGGAAAAACCTCTTTCTGTAATGAACTCTCCTCTAGTCATAACCTATTACACTATTCAGCAAGTAAACTAATAGCTCAAGAAAAAAAGGAGCAATTTTCCAAAAATAAATATATCGATAACATCGATAAAAACCAAGACTTATTAATTGAAGCAATAAACAATTATACACCTGATAATAAATGGTTTCTTTTAGATGGGCATTTTTGTTTACTAAATAAAGAAGGAATAATTACAAAAGTTCCTGAAGAAACATTTCATATTATGCGCCCTCAAGGGATAATTGTTTTGAAAGATTGTATTGAAAATATAGTACTTAAATTAAGGAAAAGAGATGGCACAGACTATGATATTAATCTACTACAATCTTTCCAGAAAGCTGAGTTGGATTATTCTAGGCTAATATCTCATGAATTAAATATCCCTTTACTTATTTATAATATAACAGATCCTAAAGACGCCCTTTATAGTTTTATCAATACCGTATTACATTCTTATCTTGAAATTAAAGGAGAAAATCGAAAATGA